Proteins encoded by one window of Maliibacterium massiliense:
- a CDS encoding EAL domain-containing protein, whose product MKRFFKSGLAVLFALLILFGSITLQIIVHAQHYSRLVNYVGIVRGASQRLVKLELMDKPSDPLIAYLDGILGELTTGQGTYGLPLPDDETYRQNLRQLERMWREIKERIAAHRSGQDDGQALLALSEDYFEQANITVFAADEYAARRTRVLLVICMVTLGIMLLTWVFILWAYSKKLLRLEDTNQKLSDLTRRDTLTGVYNLDAFKQEAQRMLDAGPKQKIAIVYTDFSDFKYINDVFGYTYGDNVLKQYGAILLEGIREGELCGRVSADNFVLLLRYQNKEEVASRQQEADRKIIQFMRNSPERQTIPTCCGICCVEDVVEDLHIDGFLDRANFARKTVKTGKKQNYVYYDESIRRRLREEKDVEGRMLEALENGEFTVYYQPKVALATGKIACAEALVRWQSPKSGTVIPPDRFIPVFERKYMIDRLDQYVFESVCQFLHQRLAAGKLVFPISVNVSRLQFYDQHFVSHYTAIRDRYQVPPELLEIEFTESIAVDNAGLMTQIVRQLRQAGFACSIDDFGKGYSSLSLLKSLPIDTLKIDRFFFAESCDPQRDMAVVEGVIELVHKFHIRAVAEGVEAQSQVDELKRMGCDFVQGYAFYRPMPQEDYARLLDQQLA is encoded by the coding sequence ATGAAGCGATTTTTTAAAAGCGGATTGGCTGTTCTGTTTGCGCTGCTCATCCTTTTTGGCAGCATTACCCTGCAAATCATTGTGCATGCGCAGCATTACAGCCGGCTGGTTAACTACGTGGGCATCGTGCGGGGCGCTTCGCAGCGGCTGGTCAAGCTGGAGCTGATGGACAAGCCAAGTGATCCGCTCATCGCATACCTCGACGGCATTTTGGGCGAGCTGACCACGGGGCAGGGCACGTATGGCCTGCCGCTGCCGGATGATGAGACCTACCGGCAAAATCTCAGGCAGCTGGAGCGGATGTGGAGAGAAATTAAAGAAAGGATTGCCGCGCACCGCAGCGGGCAGGACGATGGCCAAGCGCTTTTGGCGCTGAGCGAGGACTATTTTGAACAGGCCAATATCACGGTTTTTGCCGCCGACGAATATGCAGCCCGCAGAACGCGCGTGCTGCTGGTGATCTGTATGGTGACGCTGGGCATCATGCTGCTGACGTGGGTGTTTATCCTGTGGGCATATTCCAAAAAGCTGCTGCGGCTGGAGGACACCAACCAGAAGCTCAGCGACCTGACGCGCAGAGATACGCTGACGGGCGTGTACAATCTGGACGCCTTCAAGCAGGAGGCCCAGCGCATGCTTGACGCGGGCCCCAAGCAGAAGATCGCGATCGTCTACACGGATTTTTCAGATTTTAAGTATATCAACGATGTGTTTGGCTACACCTACGGCGACAATGTCCTGAAACAGTACGGGGCGATTTTGCTGGAGGGAATCCGGGAAGGGGAGCTGTGCGGGCGCGTTTCTGCGGATAACTTTGTGCTGCTGCTGCGTTACCAGAACAAAGAGGAGGTGGCCAGCCGCCAGCAGGAGGCCGACCGCAAAATCATCCAGTTTATGCGCAACTCGCCCGAGCGGCAGACCATTCCCACGTGCTGCGGCATCTGCTGCGTGGAGGACGTCGTTGAGGATCTGCACATCGATGGGTTTCTGGACCGCGCAAATTTTGCCCGCAAGACGGTGAAAACGGGTAAAAAGCAGAATTACGTCTATTATGACGAGAGCATCCGCCGACGCCTGCGCGAGGAGAAGGACGTTGAGGGGCGCATGCTTGAGGCGCTGGAAAACGGGGAGTTTACGGTGTATTACCAGCCCAAGGTGGCGCTTGCTACGGGCAAAATCGCGTGCGCGGAAGCGTTGGTGCGGTGGCAATCGCCCAAAAGCGGCACGGTCATTCCGCCCGATCGGTTTATCCCTGTCTTTGAACGCAAGTACATGATCGACCGCCTTGACCAATACGTTTTTGAAAGCGTTTGCCAGTTCCTGCACCAGCGGCTTGCCGCGGGTAAGCTGGTCTTTCCGATCTCTGTCAATGTGTCGCGCCTTCAGTTTTACGACCAGCATTTTGTCAGCCACTATACAGCCATACGGGATCGCTACCAGGTGCCGCCCGAGCTGCTGGAAATTGAATTTACCGAATCCATCGCCGTTGATAACGCCGGGCTGATGACGCAGATTGTCCGCCAGCTGCGCCAGGCGGGCTTCGCCTGCTCCATTGACGACTTTGGCAAGGGATATTCCTCGCTGAGCCTGCTCAAGAGCCTTCCCATCGATACCTTGAAAATCGACCGCTTCTTTTTTGCCGAGAGCTGTGACCCGCAGCGGGACATGGCCGTGGTGGAGGGGGTGATCGAGCTGGTGCACAAGTTCCATATCCGCGCGGTGGCAGAGGGGGTGGAGGCCCAGAGCCAGGTGGACGAACTGAAACGCATGGGCTGCGACTTTGTGCAGGGGTATGCATTCTACCGCCCCATGCCCCAGGAAGACTATGCGCGGCTGCTGGACCAGCAGCTTGCGTGA
- a CDS encoding GGDEF domain-containing protein — MLLVLLTAAAYFYYNWQYFSMVRGVRLMPRMRVGLVVASFFLNYLFFYMCSVLEFPLVLNWFLFAFLLFLETLICDRGEKRPALFSTLMGIIYGLAVNISCRSMAAIVMNQPLASFNNQINEAGNLKGIPVLLGFALAGVLLQLMCRASIQHRFRLILDYPQHQFFLLEIMAGLFFYLFLNLMLYSTQRNDIFLKIWSIKSCLFSMIGFYIAMRYTWRICELDAYQEKNRRIAQQLEAQQQEEMQLRQRVILDAMTGFYNRQYAEKTIAALARQHADFTLCFLDLDGLKSVNDRFGHDAGDRYILTATRIIQNACRSGVDLLFRYGGDEFLVVFMGLSCAASQERAEDINRRLHAIQSEEAFVYPLSLSYGIVHSTAYSDWRDLIHAADQKMYAQKQQKQMARHCEE, encoded by the coding sequence ATGTTACTGGTACTGCTGACGGCGGCGGCGTACTTTTATTATAATTGGCAGTACTTCAGCATGGTCAGAGGGGTGCGGCTGATGCCCCGTATGCGCGTCGGGCTTGTCGTTGCAAGTTTTTTTCTCAACTATCTGTTCTTTTATATGTGTAGCGTGCTGGAGTTTCCCCTGGTGCTCAACTGGTTTCTCTTTGCCTTTTTACTGTTTTTAGAGACGCTGATCTGTGATCGCGGGGAGAAGCGCCCCGCGCTTTTCAGCACCCTGATGGGGATTATCTATGGGCTTGCCGTCAACATCTCCTGCCGCAGCATGGCCGCCATCGTGATGAACCAGCCGCTGGCAAGCTTTAACAACCAGATCAACGAGGCGGGCAACCTCAAGGGAATACCGGTACTGCTCGGCTTCGCTTTGGCGGGCGTCCTCCTGCAGCTGATGTGCCGCGCGTCCATCCAGCACAGGTTCCGCCTTATCCTGGATTATCCGCAGCATCAGTTCTTTCTGCTGGAAATCATGGCGGGGCTGTTCTTTTACCTGTTTTTAAACCTGATGCTGTACTCGACACAGCGCAACGATATCTTTCTGAAGATTTGGAGCATCAAATCCTGCCTGTTCAGCATGATCGGCTTTTACATTGCGATGCGCTATACATGGCGCATCTGCGAGCTGGATGCATACCAGGAGAAGAACAGGCGGATAGCGCAGCAGCTGGAGGCGCAACAGCAGGAAGAAATGCAGCTGCGCCAGCGCGTGATTCTCGATGCCATGACAGGATTTTACAACCGCCAGTATGCAGAGAAGACGATTGCCGCCCTGGCGCGGCAGCATGCGGATTTTACGCTGTGCTTTCTGGATTTGGACGGGTTGAAGAGCGTCAACGACCGGTTCGGGCATGACGCGGGCGACCGCTATATTCTTACCGCTACCAGGATCATCCAAAACGCCTGCCGCAGCGGCGTGGACCTGCTGTTCCGCTACGGGGGAGACGAATTTCTGGTGGTGTTTATGGGCCTATCCTGCGCGGCATCGCAGGAGCGGGCGGAAGACATCAACCGGCGCCTGCACGCCATTCAAAGTGAGGAAGCTTTTGTATATCCCCTGTCATTGAGCTATGGCATCGTGCACAGCACCGCGTACAGCGACTGGCGTGATCTGATCCACGCAGCCGATCAGAAGATGTACGCGCAAAAGCAGCAAAAACAAATGGCGCGGCATTGTGAAGAATAA
- a CDS encoding GGDEF domain-containing protein, with the protein MPKMYFGWGLLGPVCLCLVYEIYARRAMRALGFPQGKISPGGCVALLLHLALYTFWGMVNIPLPVVYVFAFLEKLPRLLRKRASRLKELFLINFTHLTIMALHMILIGVISLVTKIPMRALLQQPFWRIVMIDAILAVSIVTDGLIPRWNMALDVLRTQSESAEVRPFMLFLWFCNIFLLLDSVLCVLPIDWRLLPLFLIGSTVLLEFYLVRFLKHLYTILKERYLEEEHRRLSAELDRQSRDAALLRSKSMRDAMTGAYSRQYVLERTAQLLQAGAAFSFVFIDLDHLKQINDRQGHSAGDRYLMDFAQKCNTLLRQTDVLARVGGDEFVVLMPGCAQEKATARMEEIRSRLTVDCSAPFHFSYGVAYAAGDAQEGVEQIFRRADQAMYQDKYKSRG; encoded by the coding sequence ATGCCGAAGATGTATTTCGGCTGGGGCCTACTGGGGCCTGTCTGCCTCTGCTTGGTTTATGAAATCTATGCGCGGCGGGCGATGCGTGCGCTGGGGTTTCCTCAAGGGAAAATTTCCCCTGGCGGCTGCGTCGCCTTGCTGCTGCACTTGGCGCTCTACACGTTCTGGGGCATGGTCAATATCCCGCTTCCCGTCGTCTATGTCTTTGCGTTCCTGGAAAAGCTGCCGCGGTTGCTGCGCAAGCGGGCGAGCCGCCTCAAAGAGCTGTTTCTGATCAATTTTACCCATTTGACGATCATGGCGCTACACATGATTCTCATCGGTGTCATTTCTCTTGTGACAAAGATACCTATGCGCGCGCTGCTGCAGCAGCCATTCTGGCGGATTGTGATGATTGACGCCATCCTGGCCGTCAGCATCGTGACAGATGGATTGATTCCCCGCTGGAACATGGCGTTGGACGTGCTGCGCACCCAGTCTGAAAGCGCGGAAGTGCGGCCCTTCATGCTCTTTTTATGGTTCTGCAATATCTTTTTGTTGCTCGACAGCGTGCTGTGCGTTTTGCCCATCGACTGGCGCCTGCTGCCGCTTTTTCTCATTGGCAGCACGGTGTTGCTGGAGTTTTATCTGGTGCGCTTCCTCAAACACCTCTACACAATCCTCAAGGAGCGCTATCTGGAGGAGGAACACCGCCGCCTGTCTGCGGAACTGGACAGGCAGAGCCGGGATGCGGCGCTTTTGCGCAGCAAAAGCATGCGAGACGCCATGACGGGCGCCTATTCCCGTCAGTATGTGCTGGAGCGTACGGCGCAGCTGCTGCAGGCAGGCGCTGCCTTTAGTTTTGTCTTTATCGACCTGGATCACTTAAAACAGATCAACGATCGGCAGGGGCACAGTGCGGGGGACCGCTATCTCATGGATTTTGCCCAGAAATGCAACACCCTACTGCGCCAAACGGATGTGCTGGCCAGGGTGGGCGGGGATGAATTTGTGGTTTTGATGCCTGGCTGCGCGCAGGAAAAGGCCACGGCGCGCATGGAGGAGATCCGATCCCGCCTGACGGTGGATTGCAGCGCGCCGTTCCACTTCAGCTATGGCGTGGCCTATGCTGCGGGCGATGCGCAGGAGGGCGTGGAACAGATTTTCCGCAGGGCGGACCAGGCAATGTATCAGGATAAATATAAAAGCAGGGGATAG